One stretch of Paenibacillus sp. AN1007 DNA includes these proteins:
- a CDS encoding TetR/AcrR family transcriptional regulator — MNKKPKKTAGPTRAPGRPKAGTDQASAYTNILMTASRLFMEYGYEAVSLQQIASLCHVTKASIYYHFSSKPELFTAAITRMMDMGMQQTTLRLGEQGTLHERLVNVAAAKMQRSHVDTETMMREANVYLNAEQLAKIRDAENRIFDVLAAHLQQEMDHGYLRKANPLLLAQAFTSLLMLANREDVRNMKETIEELAQDLVRLFLNGAVKKS, encoded by the coding sequence ATGAACAAAAAGCCAAAAAAAACAGCAGGCCCAACGCGTGCACCAGGCAGACCCAAGGCAGGCACCGATCAGGCTTCCGCCTACACCAACATCTTAATGACAGCCTCACGGCTGTTTATGGAATACGGATACGAAGCTGTTTCTCTTCAACAGATCGCTTCGTTATGCCACGTTACCAAAGCGTCCATCTATTATCATTTTTCCAGCAAACCGGAACTATTCACCGCAGCCATTACCCGTATGATGGACATGGGCATGCAGCAGACAACCCTGCGTTTGGGCGAACAAGGCACACTGCATGAACGGCTGGTCAACGTGGCGGCTGCCAAGATGCAGCGTTCTCATGTCGATACCGAAACGATGATGCGCGAAGCCAATGTATACTTGAATGCTGAGCAGCTTGCCAAGATTCGAGATGCAGAGAATCGCATCTTTGATGTACTGGCTGCTCACCTCCAGCAGGAGATGGATCACGGATATTTGCGAAAGGCCAATCCTCTGCTGCTCGCTCAGGCGTTTACCTCCCTGCTCATGCTTGCCAACCGTGAGGATGTACGCAATATGAAGGAAACAATTGAGGAGTTAGCTCAGGATTTGGTGAGATTGTTCTTGAATGGAGCAGTTAAAAAAAGCTAG